The proteins below are encoded in one region of Helianthus annuus cultivar XRQ/B chromosome 2, HanXRQr2.0-SUNRISE, whole genome shotgun sequence:
- the LOC110927314 gene encoding small EDRK-rich factor 2, whose protein sequence is MTRGNQREKDRERAQARTGGKAKNKDDGLTPEQRRERDGKALQEKAAKKAAQAAASGGNAGGNKSTKK, encoded by the exons atgactC GCGGTAATCAAAGGGAGAAAGATCGCGAAAGAGCTCAGGCTCGTACCGGTGGTAAAGCCAAGAACAAAGATGATGGGTTGACTCCTGAACAACGCCGTGAAAG GGATGGAAAGGCCCTTCAAGAGAAGGCCGCCAAGAAAGCAGCACAGGCGGCAGCGAGTGGCGGTAATGCCGGAGGTAATAAAAGCACCAAGAAATAA
- the LOC110927315 gene encoding uncharacterized protein LOC110927315 produces the protein MGNNHIITHLPIYKAALHDDWDSVSEMFKNDPGLMTKPITMWGETPLLIAIGTDRSHRFVEKLVKRLIDVGAKDKLIMGNQDGTNPLHYAAMVGNTTAARLLVEHAADMTHVPNFDGNNPLNMAALHGNKETLEYLLTVTQDLLPEEGGSSLYAGVAGGDLITLTIMSGFYDVALEIIDLHPNVVLEKDRDGRTALQILAQKPEIFPSGSKLGFWTRFIYSLIPVKKRGRHTNEINILLRTFDKFTAGFWSALQYVAPTIKYIHDIKVNNNLSSLLVERICKIVIEQVDHDIAWNIFGSAIASAVTYGIHELVEECILTYPGIIWYNVDGYYLFILAIKHRQERVYNLVYQMSRFKVWTTVQVDGYVKENALHKVAQLAPPHRLGVVTGSALQMQRELQWFQEVEKSIKPSYIEALNIHGQTPRMVFTEAHKDLLAAGQQWMKDTASSCTVVAALIVTMAFAAAFTLPGGNQDDGKPIFLTSNTFMLFIVSVAVALFSSSTSVLMFLSILTSRYAEDDFLYALPKRLTIGLLSLFTSIAATMIAFSSALALVLKDKVTWIAAPLVIATSIPVCLFGLLQFPLLVELVKSTYGRSIFHQQNDRLIH, from the exons ATGGGTAACAATCATATAATCACCCATCTACCGATATACAAAGCTGCATTACACGACGATTGGGATTCTGTAAGTGAAATGTTCAAAAACGATCCAGGCCTAATGACCAAACCGATAACAATGTGGGGGGAGACGCCGTTACTCATCGCCATTGGGACAGATCGCTCCCATCGTTTTGTGGAGAAGCTTGTGAAACGGCTCATAGATGTTGGTGCCAAGGATAAGTTAATTATGGGGAATCAAGATGGAACTAACCCACTCCATTATGCTGCTATGGTTGGAAACACGACTGCTGCAAGGCTTTTGGTGGAACATGCGGCGGATATGACACATGTTCCGAATTTTGATGGTAATAATCCATTGAATATGGCCGCCTTGCATGGAAACAAGGAGACGCTGGAATACTTGCTGACGGTGACTCAAGATTTACTTCCGGAGGAGGGAGGGAGTAGTCTTTATGCCGGAGTTGCTGGCGGAGATCTCATTACTCTCACTATTATGAGTGGATTCTACG ATGTGGCGTTAGAAATAATCGATCTGCACCCAAACGTCGTGTTGGAAAAGGACCGCGACGGCAGAACGGCTTTGCAAATATTGGCTCAAAAACCTGAAATATTTCCAAGTGGAAGCAAGCTTGGATTTTGGACACGATTCATATATTCAT TGATACCTGTGAAGAAGAGAGGTAGACACACTAATGAAATCAACATCTTGTTAAGAACTTTTGACAAG TTTACTGCTGGATTTTGGAGCGCCCTTCAATACGTGG CTCCAACAATCAAGTATATCCACGATATCAAAGTAAACAATAATCTGAGCAGCTTACTCGTAGAACGTATTTGCAAAATCGTTATAGAACAGGTCGATCATGACATAGCCTGGAACATATTCGGATCGGCAATAGCTAGTGCGGTCACATATGGGATTCACGAGCTTGTTGAGGAATGCATACTAACTTACCCAGGCATCATCTGGTACAACGTTGACGGGTACTATTTGTTCATTTTAGCCATCAAACATCGCCAAGAACGGGTGTACAATCTTGTGTACCAAATGTCTCGCTTCAAAGTATGGACAACGGTACAAGTTGATGGATATGTTAAAGAGAATGCGTTACATAAAGTTGCCCAGTTAGCTCCACCACATCGACTTGGTGTTGTGACGGGTTCAGCTTTACAGATGCAGCGTGAGCTTCAATGGTTTCAG GAAGTCGAAAAATCAATTAAACCTTCCTATATAGAAGCTTTGAACATACATGGACAAACGCCAAGAATGGTTTTCACCGAAGCCCATAAAGATTTACTTGCAGCAGGTCAACAATGGATGAAAGACACCGCATCTTCATGTACTGTGGTAGCAGCTCTCATAGTAACAATGGCATTTGCAGCCGCGTTCACTCTCCCAGGCGGAAATCAAGACGATGGCAAACCGATTTTCCTAACCTCCAACACGTTTATGCTTTTTATCGTATCAGTTGCTGTTGCATTATTCTCTTCGTCAACTTCAGTGTTGATGTTTTTAAGTATTCTTACTTCCCGATACGCAGAAGATGACTTCCTTTACGCCTTACCAAAAAGACTGACGATTGGACTTCTTTCGTTATTCACGTCGATAGCAGCAACTATGATTGCATTTAGTTCGGCTCTTGCACTCGTGCTTAAAGATAAGGTTACATGGATTGCGGCTCCACTTGTTATAGCGACGAGTATTCCGGTGTGTTTGTTTGGCTTGTTGCAGTTTCCTTTACTTGTGGAGCTAGTTAAGTCCACATATGGAAGAAGCATTTTTCACCAGCAGAATGATCGGTTGATTCACTAA